ACCTTGCCCAGGGGAAGCTGAGCAACACGGCGACGGCATCCGCCATCGCTCCGGATGGCTCCGCCGTCGGCTCGCAGCCGTCGTCGGTGACGCTCAAGGGAACGCCGACGCCGACGGCACCGCCCCTCGCTGAGACGGGCGCGGCCAGCGGTCCGGGCCTGGCGCTCGGTGCGGCGGCTCTGGTGCTCACCGGACTGGCGCTCGTGGTCGCGTTCCGCCGTCGGGAGGCCGCAGAGTCCGATTGCTGAGAAGCACGGCCGTGCCAAAAACGGCGTGAGATGCCTGGAGCCCGCCAGCGTCAACGCTGGCGGGCTCCAGGCATTCAAGCGCCGATACGCGGTCCCGGCGTGCTGATTTCTCAGGTCAGGCGCCGCATTTCCCAGGTCAGGCGCCGCAGAAAACTGAGGAGCAGACCGATGGGGTGGTGGCTTGGAGGCGAAGACCGGCAGCAGTGCCGATCTCAGGCCACGCGTTGGCGCGAGGTCAGGAGCCCTTCGGTGAAGCGGACCGCGGCGGAGGTCTCCCGGGCGCCGATCGCCGTCAGGAGTTCGGTCCGGGCGAGTACCTGAGCGGGTGATGGGGCGCTGGGAACGGCGCTGGACTCCGTCGTTCCCAGGTCGCTCAACCGATCGTAGATCCGCAGCATCAGGCCGTTACCGGTCCGGAGGACGAGTTCACGGTCGAATGCCGCCAGGCTCTCCGCCGTCTGGGTCTCCGTGGCACGGGCAAGAGCGAACTCCAGGGTGGGTCTAGGTCCTCCTGGGTCGCCTGAGACGCCAGGCGGCGGACGCACTGGCACAGCAGTGCGTTGCGGGCCTCCCCGAGGGCATGTGCCCGGTCCGCAACGCTGACGAAGGGCTGGTCGAGGTCGGCATTTCCATGGCCGCTGCCGGGGGAAGAGCCCCGGTCTCGAGCGGACAGGCGGCCCGACTCGGCGTCGTGCAGAAGAACACCTTGGGACAGGAAACCGTCCAGGACTTCCTGGATGCTCGCCATGTCCTGGTCTTTGAAGATCCGGCCGAGCTCGGGGACGCTGGGCAGCGTGGTGCCGGTGGGCCACACGCCGGAGCTGATCCAGTGTTCGAGACGCTGCGCGAAGCTGTACGAGGTGCCGTCTGCCGGAGGGGTGGTGTGATCGACATTCACCTGTCAAGTGTACGACAATTGGGAAGGATGGTCCGTGGGGCCCGACGTGTGCGAATGCGGGACGCCGGCGGGGCTGACCCCTATCTGAAGCCGTCCACGATCGCCTGGGCCGCGACGACGGCCGCGTTCGCATCTCTCTGCTGAAGTGCGCTCAGAAGATCCCGGTGTTCCTGCTCCAAAGCGGCCGGATCCTCGATCTTCGGATAGTTTTTCGCGTTCTCGAGGATTGCCGGTTCGAGGCCGTAATGGAGTTCGGCCATCAGGGGATTGCCCGAGGCTTCCACGATGGCTCGATGAAAGCGGATGTCAGCCAGGAGTCGTTCCTGTGCGTCGCCGGCGTTCTCACGGTCGTGCAGATGCCCTGAAATCAGGTGGAGTTGATCGTCCGTGACGCGGGTCGCGGCCAACCGCGATGCCTGGATCTCCAGTCCGGCGCGCACTTCAAGAACTTCATCCGACCCATCGTCCTTGACGCGGCGAGCGAGGACGGCCCCGAGTTCGCTGGTCGAGCGGACGTAGGTTCCGTCGCCGGGCCGGGACTCGAGGAGGCCGAGGTGAACCAAGGCGCGCAGCGACTCCCGCACTGTGTTCCGGCTCGTCTCAAAGGTCTTCATGAGCTCGAATTCGCCGGGGACCTTGGTGCCGACCGGCCAGGTGCCATTCGTGATGTTCTCGCGCAATTGATCCCCGATCTGGACTGAAAGAGGGATGTTGCGGGTGGCGGGGCGCAGAGATGTCACAGTTCCAAGGGTAGGCCAAGGACACTATCGAGCGCCTACTGTCAACCGAACGAGTAGTCGGGCGTAGTGCATGGAGCGCCTCGGCGGGTTCGGCTCGGACGTTCCCCGCGTGCCTAGCCGGACTAGCGGTTCCGTCACCTTCGGTGTGCAATTGCCCGACATTTGAATAGCCACTATTCTGAGTGATAGGTACGAGTTGCGCGGGCTTGTCTGTCCTTTGATATCTGCTTCAGACCAGCTGGGGGCCGCGTGGACTGGAGGCGGGTCGGTCTGGCGTGTCCCTCGCTCGCCGGCAGACTCGTGCTTTCCCGTTGGAGATGTTTGCACCCTGAAGGAGACCGATATGAGCCAACCTGCTATGAGACAACCTGCGCGTCATAGACGAAGAATGCCATTGCACGATGCGCGTAAGATCGGCGCCTCGGTGCTGGCTGCTGCCGTCGCGGTGAGCGGCACGCTTGGCGCGTCACTCGCCATGGCCCCCGCTGCGTCCGCGGCCGCTGAGAACGGTTACGTGTTCAACGACACGTGGCAGCTGGTGAACCCAGGATCTGCCTCAACTGATAACACCTTGCCCGCTCTGCGTAACAACGCAACCTATGAAGCCACCTCTCGGCTGCCTACGCGGACAGGCAACATCGGAATCAAGATGGAGCTTAAAGAGAGCGCCGGAACTGTCAAGGGCACTAACGTCCTGGATGCTGTCGGGCACCAGGATGCATGGAGAGCTTCATCCCAAACGTTCCTTGGCTCGCCCACTCCATCCAGCCTGCCTGCCGTTGCAGTGGAGACCAATCCTTCGAACTGTGGCACTTTCGACTCGATGGAGAAGACCAACTTCAATGGGGTGTGTGAAGACGCCTCCGAGGTCACCATCACCTTTGATCATGCTGTGACCGATCCGATTCTGGATGTGAGTGGCCTAGGTGGTTATCTCTGGGCCAGGGCTAGAGACTCCTCCAACGACCCATATTCTTACCGGGGCGGGTTCCTTCAGCAGAACTGGAAGCTTCTGACCCAGGGGGTGACGCTGGAAGCTCCACAGGGCACCACGCCATCGAATCTGGCGATCACGGCTGACAGCTTCAAGCCGGCCTCACGCAACGCTGGCGGTAACTGTGATGCTCCCGTGCAGGACAACCCGGGCGCAAGCAACGCGAGTCCCCGAGTCGATACCGCAGGCTGCGGGTCGGTCCTCATGCGTGGCACTTTCAGCACCGTGACGTTCCGCATCGATCACACGGTCTCTCCTTTCACCGCATTCTCCACCGCTCAGTACGGCACGGGCAGTGACTGGTTCGCCAGCGACCGGAAGATGATGGACGGTATAAACGGTCTGAACGCCACCTGGGGCGAATCCGCGAAGCTGCCCAACAACACTGTCAGGGTCCAGAATGACCAGGCTCACTTCTCCCTGCGCCTGCCCCAGACCGGCGTCATCGGTGACCGTGTCTGGAACGATGCCAACGGCAACGGCATCCAGGACGCCGGCGAAGCCGGCATCTCCGGTGTGAAGGTTGAGCTGCTGGATGAGAACGGCCAGCCCGTCCTTGACGCCAACGGCAACCCCATCACGACCACCACCGATGCCAACGGCGCCTACAACTTCCAGGATCTGCCGCTGGGCAAGTACAAGCTTCGCTTCAGCGGCGCACCAGCGGGCATGTCTCCGACGGTTCCCGCAGCCGGTGATGATCGCACCAAGGACTCCGACATCAATGCCGCAGGCGAAACCGGAACCCTCGATCTGAACTCCGATACTCCGGAGCAGAACGACATCGACGCAGGCTACTCGGCCGGACCGACTGCCACTGATGATCAGTCCTTGAATAACGACCAGGGCACCGCGGTGAAGGTCCCGGTCTTGTCCAATGACAAGGGTGATCTGGACCCGTCGACGGTGAAGTTGAAGGATCCGAACGGTAACCCCGTCGACTCTTTGACTGTTGCTGGTGAGGGTAAGTGGACGGTGGATCCGAAGACCGGCGACGTGACGTTCACCCCGGAGGCCGGGTTCACGAAGAACCCGACGCCGGTGAACTACACGGTGAAGGATGAGAACGGTCAGGAAACTGGTGCGAAGGTCACGGTGACCTATAAGCCGGAAGCCACCGATGATGAATCTCTGAATAACAAGCAGGGCACCACTGTTACGGTCCCGGCCCTGAAGAACGACAAGGGCGACCTCGACCCGTCGACCGTCAAGTTCAAGGATCCGAACGGTAACCCCGTCGACTCCTTGACTGTTGCTGGTGAGGGTAAGTGGACCGTGGAACCGAAGACCGGTGACATCACCTTCACCCCGGAGGCCGGTTTCACCGGCAACCCCACCCCGGTCAACTACATCGTGAAGGACCATGCAGGCAACGAAACCGGTGCCAAGGTCACGATCACTTACGCCGAAATGCCTGTGGCCGCTGACGATCAGTCCTTGAATAACGATCAGGGTACGGCGGTGAAGGTTCCGGTTCTGTCCAATGACAAGGGTGATCTGGATCCGTCGACGGTGAAGCTGAAGGATCCGAACGGCAATCCCGTTGATTCGTGGACTGTTGCTGGTGAGGGTAAGTGGACGGTGGATCCGCAGACTGGTGACATCACCTTCGCTCCGGAGGCCGGCTTCACGGGTAATCCGACCCCGGTGAACTACACGGTGAAGGACAAAAACGGCAACGAGACCGGTGCCAAGGTCACGGTGACGTACAAGCCGGAAGCCGCCGATGACGAGTCCCTGAACAACGACCAGGGAACTACCGTCACCGTGCCCACCCTGAAGAACGATAAGGGTGATCTGGATCCGTCGACGGTGAAGCTGAAGGATCCGAACGGCAATCCCGTTGATTCCTTGACTGTTGTTGGTGAGGGTAAGTGGACGGTGGATCCCAAGACCGGTGATATCACCTTCGCTCCGGAGGCCGGTTTCACGGGTAACCCGACGCCGGTGAACTACACCGTGAAGGACAAGAACGGGCAGGAGACCGGTGCCAAGGTCACCGTGACCTACAAGCCCGAAGCCACCGACGACCAGTCGCTCAACAACCCTCAGGGAACGGCAGTCAAGGTGCCGGTGCTGGCCAACGATAAGGGCGACCTCGACCCCTCCACGGTGAAGCTCAAGGATGCAAACGGTAACCCCGTTGATTCCTTGACCGTTGCTGGTGAGGGTAAGTGGACCGTGGATCCGAAGACCGGTGACATCACCTTCACCCCGGAGGCCGGTTTCACGGGTAACCCGACGCCGGTGAACTACACCGTGAAGGACAAGAACGGGCAGGAGACCGGTGCGAAGGTCACCGTGACCTACAAGCCCGAAGCCACCGACGACCAGTCGCTCAACAACCCTCAGGGAACGGCAGTCAAGGTGCCGGTGCTGGCCAACGATAAGGGCGACCTCGACCCCTCCACGGTGAAGCTCAAGGATGCAAACGGTAACCCCGTTGATTCCTTGACCGTTGCTGGTGAGGGTAAGTGGACCGTGGATCCGAAGACCGGTGACATCACCTTCGCTCCGGAGGCCGGCTTCACGGGTAATCCGACCCCGGTGAACTACACGGTGAAGGACAAAAACGGCAACGAGACCGGTGCCAAGGTCACGGTGACGTACAAGCCGGAAGCCACCGATGACGAGTCCCTGAACAACGACCAGGGAACTACCGTCACCGTGCCCACCCTGAAGAACGATAAGGGCGACCTCGATCCCTCCACGGTGAAGCTGAAGGATCCGAACGGCAATCCCGTTGATTCCTTGACTGTTGTTGGTGAGGGTAAGTGGACGGTGGATCCCAAGACCGGTGATATCACCTTCGCTCCGGAGGCCGGTTTCACGGGTAACCCGACGCCGGTGAACTACACCGTGAAGGACAAGAACGGGCAGGAGACCGGTGCCAAGGTCACCGTGACCTACAAGCCCGAAGCCACCGACGACCAGTCGCTCAACAACCCTCAGGGAACGGCAGTCAAGGTGCCGGTGCTGGCCAACGATAAGGGCGACCTCGACCCCTCCACGGTGAAGCTCAAGGATGCAAACGGTAACCCCGTTGATTCCTTGACCGTTGCTGGTGAGGGTAAGTGGACCGTGGATCCGAAGACCGGTGACATCACCTTCACCCCGGAGGCCGGTTTCACGGGTAACCCGACGCCGGTGAACTACACCGTGAAGGACAAGAACGGGCAGGAGACCGGTGCGAAGGTCACCGTGACCTACAAGCCCGAAGCCACCGACGACCAGTCGCTCAACAACCCTCAGGGAACGGCAGTCAAGGTGCCGGTGCTGGCCAACGATAAGGGCGACCTCGACCCCTCCACGGTGAAGCTCAAGGATGCAAACGGTAACCCCGTTGATTCCTTGACCGTTGCTGGTGAGGGTAAGTGGACCGTGGATCCGAAGACCGGTGACATCACCTTCACCCCTGAGGCCGGTTTCACGGGTAACCCGACGCCGGTCAACTACACCGTGAAGGATCACGCAGGCAACGAGACCGGTGCGAAGGTCACCGTGACCTACAAGCCGGAAGCCACCGACGATCAGTCCCTGAACAATGACCAGGGAACGGCTGTCAAGGTGCCGGTGCTGGCCAACGATAAGGGCGACCTCGATCCCTCCACGGTGAAGCTCAAGGACAAGGACGGTAACCCCGTTGATTCCTTGACCGTCCCGGGTGAGGGTAAGTGGACGGTGGATCCCAAGACCGGTGACGTCACCTTCGCTCCGGAGGCCGGCTTCACGGGTAACCCGACCCCGGTGAACTACACCGTGAAGGACAAGAACGGGCAGGAGACCGGTGCCAAGGTCACCGTGACCTACAAGCCGGAAGCCACCGACGATCAGTCCCTGAACAACAAGCCGGCAACGGCTGTCAAGGTGCCGGTGCTCGGCAATGACAAGGGCGATCTGGACCCGTCCACGGTGAAGATCACGGACAAGAACGGCAAACCGGTTTCCGAGCTGGTCGTTCCGGGTCAGGGTAAGTGGACGGTGGATCCGAAGACCGGTGACATCATCTTCACCCCGGAGAAGGGCTTCACGGGTAACCCCACCCCGGTCAACTACACCGTGAAGGACCGTAACGGCAACGAGACCGGGGCGAAGGTCACGGTCACCTACTCTCCGGAGACTCCGGTGGCGCCTAAGGCCAAGGACGATGAGTCCTTGGACAACCAGCCGGGTACCGCGGTCACCGTCCCGGTGGTCGGAAACGATGAAGGAAACCTGGACCCGTCCACGGTCAAGATCATCGATCCCCGCACCGGCACCCCGGTCGACAAGCTCGTCGTTCCAGGTGAAGGCACCTGGACCGTGAACTCGAAGACCGGCGACATCACGTTCACCCCAGAGAAGGGCTTCACCGGAAATCCGACCCCGATCGAGTACCTGATCAAGGACAAGAACGGCAAGGAAACCCGGGCTAAGGTCACCGTCACTTACCAGAGCACCAAGCCCGGTGTCCCTGGTGATCCGGCACCGGCCAACCCGGCACCGGGCGGAGACCTCGCCTACACCGGCGCGAACATCGGATTCGGCACCATCGCCGCAGGAGCACTTCTGTTCCTCGGCGGCGCCGCGCTGCTGATCTTCCGCCGTCGCCGCCAGCACTGACCCCTCGCTGCGGCCACTGAAGGCCCCGTTGCTCCTCACCTGGAGCGACGGGGCCTTCGGCGTCGTCAGGATTGCACGAAATGCGTGGGGCGAGGGCAGCGCGGCGGTGCTGTGAAGTCCGGGGCCGGCACGCCGGCGTCATCGCGCCGGAGAGGTGTGCAGGGATCCGGGTGTCCGGCGGGGAGGGAACCCGGAGAGCTGGAGCGCTGGGCGGTTCAGACCGCGTACGGCGGGCGGACCGAGCCGGCCGTGACGGCTTCCGCGGGATCCGAGCCCAGCTGGATGATGCGGTTCTCGCCGTCCACATGCACCACGCTGGGGACGAACGCGCGCGCTTCCTCGCTGGTCATCTGGCCGTAGCTCATCAGGATGACGGTGTCGCCCACGTGGACCAGATGCGCGGCGGCGCCATTGATCCCGATCACGCCGGAGCCTCGCTCACCCGCGATCGTGTACGTCTCCAGCCGCGAACCGTTCGTGACGTCCACGATCGAGACGAGTTCGCCCGGCAGGATGTCCGAGGCTTCCAGCAGGTCGAGGTCCACTGTCACCGAACCCACATAGTGGAGATCGGCGTGGGTCACCGTGGCACGGTGGATCTTGGACTTGAACATGGTGCGCAGCATAGCGACTCAAGTCTACGCCGCCCGGCCGGGCGTCAGTCCTGCCCGATCGCCCGCCTCAGCCAGTCGGCGTCGCGCGTCAGGGCCTCAGGGGAGTCCTCCGGCACGAATTCGAACATCACGTCCACCGGTCTGTCCGCCCCCCGCAGCACCTCGGCGGCGCCGAGCCACAGGTCCTCGCGGGCCTCCAGCGGCAGACGCGCATCGAACGGCCACCAGGAGAAACAGTGCACCCCGGACAGCCGGGGCAGCAGTGCTTCGAGGTGGCGAAGAGCTTCCTCGGCGGGCTGATCCACATTCGGCTGCCAGTACACGCCGACGTTATCCCGGTCCACCTCCTCCAGCAGCGCCTGCGTGCTCTCCAGGGTATCGGTGAGGGTGTTGCGGTGATACTCCAGTGCCAGCACGACGCCGGCCTCCGCCGCCGCGTCGGCGGCATCCCGCAGGCCGCGGATCACCCGCGCCCGGTGAGCCGGGCTGGACGCCTCGGTGCCGAGCGTGCCCGCCCAGACGCGGATCCGTGGTGTGCCCAGCGCGAGTGCGGTGTCGAGGACGGGGCGGAAGTCGTCGTCGTGCGACTCGGCCCGGTGGTAGGAGCCCAGGGAAAGGACGCGCAGCGCCGCGGCCTCGGTGAGGCGGCGGACTTCGAGGGCGGCGGCCGGGTCCGGGCAGTGCACATCGGAACCCCATTCGATCCCCGCCAGGCCGGCGCCGCTCGCCGCGGCGAGGACTCCGGGAACGTCGAGGTGCCGGAAGGTGACGGAGCAGAGCCCCAGGGTGAGGTCGGGCATGAAGCCAGCCTAGGCGTGAGCCGGGAGGTGCGGGCGGAGATGACCGCAGTTGCACACCGCCTTCGCCGGTTCAGGGCCCGTCCGTCAGCTCCCGTCAGCTCCCGGCGTTCGCCTCGTGCCGGCTCACGCTCGCACGGCGAGCGGCGGCCTCCGTGATGCGCACGGCCATCCCCTTGAAGATCACGCCGTGGAACGGCAGGACCGCGAGCCAGTACAGCCGGCCGGGCAGGCCGTGCGGCAGGAAGATCGCGCGCTGGTGGTACTCGGTGACGCCGTCGGACTGCTCGATCGACAGCTCCAGCCACGCCCGCCCAGGCACCTTCATCTCGGCGCGGAGCCGGAGCAGGTGGCCGGGGTCGAGGGCCTCCACGCGCCACCAGTCGAGGACGTCGCCGAGGTGGAGCAGTCGCGGGTCGCGTCGGCCCCGACGCAGGCCGACGCCGCCCGCCAGCTTGTCGATCCAGCCGCGCACCGACCAGGCGAGCGGGAAGGAGTACCAGCCGTTCTCACCGCCGATCCCCTGGATGACATCCCACAGCTCCTCGGGTGAGGCGTCCGTCTTCTGGACCCTTGTGTCCGTGAACACCGTGCCGCCGGTCCAGTCGGGGTCGCTCGGCAGGGGGTCGGAGGGCGTCTGCACCGCGCTCGACCCGGCCCAGGTGGTCTCCACTTCGCCGCGTTCGATCTTGACGAGCGCCAGTTCGACGGCCCGCCGGTAATCGGTCAGCCCGCCGGGTGGGGGAGCGATGTGCTGGTCGATCGAGTGCTCGCGCACGACGCAGTCGTTCTGCAGTGATTCGACCAGCGGCACCGCCAGGGACCGCGGGATGGGCGTCACGAGATTCACCCATTGCGCGGCCAGCCAGGGGGTGAGCACCGGCAGGGGCAGGATGACGGGCGGCCGCAGCCCGGCGGCCCGGGCGTAGTCCTTCATCATGTCCGCATACGTGAGGACGCTCGGTCCGCCGATGTCGAAGGTCGTGTTCACTTCGGGCGGCAGATCGGCGGCCTCCTCGAGGTAGTAGAGGGCGTCCCGCACGGCGATCGGCTGGACCCGGTTCAGGACCCAGCGCGGCGCGGGCATGACCGGCAGGACGTCCGTCAAGTGCCGGATCATCTCGAAACTCGCCGATCCGGATCCGATCACGAGGCCCGCCTGCAGCACCGCGGTCGGGACGCCGGACGCGAGGAGGATGCGCCCGACGTCGCGCCGGGACTGCAGATGGCGGCTCAGGTTGGTTCCGGGGTTGAGGCCGCTGAGATAGACGATGCGTCCGACGCCGGCGCGCTGGGCGCCCTGGGCGACGGTCTGCGCGCCCACACGCTCGCGTTCCGCGAAGCGCTCAT
The nucleotide sequence above comes from Arthrobacter woluwensis. Encoded proteins:
- a CDS encoding FadR/GntR family transcriptional regulator; translated protein: MTSLRPATRNIPLSVQIGDQLRENITNGTWPVGTKVPGEFELMKTFETSRNTVRESLRALVHLGLLESRPGDGTYVRSTSELGAVLARRVKDDGSDEVLEVRAGLEIQASRLAATRVTDDQLHLISGHLHDRENAGDAQERLLADIRFHRAIVEASGNPLMAELHYGLEPAILENAKNYPKIEDPAALEQEHRDLLSALQQRDANAAVVAAQAIVDGFR
- a CDS encoding Ig-like domain-containing protein, yielding MTFRIDHTVSPFTAFSTAQYGTGSDWFASDRKMMDGINGLNATWGESAKLPNNTVRVQNDQAHFSLRLPQTGVIGDRVWNDANGNGIQDAGEAGISGVKVELLDENGQPVLDANGNPITTTTDANGAYNFQDLPLGKYKLRFSGAPAGMSPTVPAAGDDRTKDSDINAAGETGTLDLNSDTPEQNDIDAGYSAGPTATDDQSLNNDQGTAVKVPVLSNDKGDLDPSTVKLKDPNGNPVDSLTVAGEGKWTVDPKTGDVTFTPEAGFTKNPTPVNYTVKDENGQETGAKVTVTYKPEATDDESLNNKQGTTVTVPALKNDKGDLDPSTVKFKDPNGNPVDSLTVAGEGKWTVEPKTGDITFTPEAGFTGNPTPVNYIVKDHAGNETGAKVTITYAEMPVAADDQSLNNDQGTAVKVPVLSNDKGDLDPSTVKLKDPNGNPVDSWTVAGEGKWTVDPQTGDITFAPEAGFTGNPTPVNYTVKDKNGNETGAKVTVTYKPEAADDESLNNDQGTTVTVPTLKNDKGDLDPSTVKLKDPNGNPVDSLTVVGEGKWTVDPKTGDITFAPEAGFTGNPTPVNYTVKDKNGQETGAKVTVTYKPEATDDQSLNNPQGTAVKVPVLANDKGDLDPSTVKLKDANGNPVDSLTVAGEGKWTVDPKTGDITFTPEAGFTGNPTPVNYTVKDKNGQETGAKVTVTYKPEATDDQSLNNPQGTAVKVPVLANDKGDLDPSTVKLKDANGNPVDSLTVAGEGKWTVDPKTGDITFAPEAGFTGNPTPVNYTVKDKNGNETGAKVTVTYKPEATDDESLNNDQGTTVTVPTLKNDKGDLDPSTVKLKDPNGNPVDSLTVVGEGKWTVDPKTGDITFAPEAGFTGNPTPVNYTVKDKNGQETGAKVTVTYKPEATDDQSLNNPQGTAVKVPVLANDKGDLDPSTVKLKDANGNPVDSLTVAGEGKWTVDPKTGDITFTPEAGFTGNPTPVNYTVKDKNGQETGAKVTVTYKPEATDDQSLNNPQGTAVKVPVLANDKGDLDPSTVKLKDANGNPVDSLTVAGEGKWTVDPKTGDITFTPEAGFTGNPTPVNYTVKDHAGNETGAKVTVTYKPEATDDQSLNNDQGTAVKVPVLANDKGDLDPSTVKLKDKDGNPVDSLTVPGEGKWTVDPKTGDVTFAPEAGFTGNPTPVNYTVKDKNGQETGAKVTVTYKPEATDDQSLNNKPATAVKVPVLGNDKGDLDPSTVKITDKNGKPVSELVVPGQGKWTVDPKTGDIIFTPEKGFTGNPTPVNYTVKDRNGNETGAKVTVTYSPETPVAPKAKDDESLDNQPGTAVTVPVVGNDEGNLDPSTVKIIDPRTGTPVDKLVVPGEGTWTVNSKTGDITFTPEKGFTGNPTPIEYLIKDKNGKETRAKVTVTYQSTKPGVPGDPAPANPAPGGDLAYTGANIGFGTIAAGALLFLGGAALLIFRRRRQH
- the panD gene encoding aspartate 1-decarboxylase is translated as MLRTMFKSKIHRATVTHADLHYVGSVTVDLDLLEASDILPGELVSIVDVTNGSRLETYTIAGERGSGVIGINGAAAHLVHVGDTVILMSYGQMTSEEARAFVPSVVHVDGENRIIQLGSDPAEAVTAGSVRPPYAV
- a CDS encoding sugar phosphate isomerase/epimerase family protein, which produces MPDLTLGLCSVTFRHLDVPGVLAAASGAGLAGIEWGSDVHCPDPAAALEVRRLTEAAALRVLSLGSYHRAESHDDDFRPVLDTALALGTPRIRVWAGTLGTEASSPAHRARVIRGLRDAADAAAEAGVVLALEYHRNTLTDTLESTQALLEEVDRDNVGVYWQPNVDQPAEEALRHLEALLPRLSGVHCFSWWPFDARLPLEAREDLWLGAAEVLRGADRPVDVMFEFVPEDSPEALTRDADWLRRAIGQD
- a CDS encoding SDR family oxidoreductase, producing MSTEDHGDRRRRTIAVAGATGYLGGRLVPRLVEAGHRVRVLARTPEKLRDVPWRHDVEVVPGSLEDADAMDALCRGADVLYYLVHSMGGGSHERFAERERVGAQTVAQGAQRAGVGRIVYLSGLNPGTNLSRHLQSRRDVGRILLASGVPTAVLQAGLVIGSGSASFEMIRHLTDVLPVMPAPRWVLNRVQPIAVRDALYYLEEAADLPPEVNTTFDIGGPSVLTYADMMKDYARAAGLRPPVILPLPVLTPWLAAQWVNLVTPIPRSLAVPLVESLQNDCVVREHSIDQHIAPPPGGLTDYRRAVELALVKIERGEVETTWAGSSAVQTPSDPLPSDPDWTGGTVFTDTRVQKTDASPEELWDVIQGIGGENGWYSFPLAWSVRGWIDKLAGGVGLRRGRRDPRLLHLGDVLDWWRVEALDPGHLLRLRAEMKVPGRAWLELSIEQSDGVTEYHQRAIFLPHGLPGRLYWLAVLPFHGVIFKGMAVRITEAAARRASVSRHEANAGS